The Miscanthus floridulus cultivar M001 unplaced genomic scaffold, ASM1932011v1 os_2358, whole genome shotgun sequence genome includes a window with the following:
- the LOC136534896 gene encoding protein STRICTOSIDINE SYNTHASE-LIKE 4-like, protein MAPGLLAAAAAVLAAVASLAAHVALNCPVQPVPSTPRPPTPPPNNLLQRLEKLGEGALDAPEDVYVDAAAGGAVYTATRDGWLQRMHPNNGSWERWRFVGGTGLLGITPSADGTMLVCDADKGLLRVGEEGVTLLASEVDGSTIRFADAAIEASDGTVYFSDASTRFGFDRWYHDFIEASATGRLLRYDPRSGETSVVLDRLGFANGVALPRDEAFVVVCESTRFRCMKVWLKGEKAGTAETFVDLPGSPDNIRLGSDGHFWIAVLQLRSPWLDFIARWTFTKRVVASLPGLLEWSKGTAKGAMVAQVSEDGNIVRVLDDSEGKVINFVTSVTEFNGDIFLGSLSTNFVGKLSLAQVTQQEQGAASS, encoded by the exons ATGGCGCCtggcctcctcgccgccgccgccgccgtgctggcCGCGGTGGCGTCGCTCGCGGCACACGTCGCGCTCAACTGCCCCGTGCAGCCGGTGCCGTCGACTCCGCGGCCGCCCACTCCGCCGCCCAACAACCTCCTCCAG AGGCTGGAGAAGCTGGGGGAAGGGGCGCTGGACGCGCCGGAGGACGTGTACGTGGACGCGGCGGCGGGCGGGGCGGTGTACACGGCCACCAGGGACGGGTGGCTGCAGCGGATGCACCCGAACAACGGGTCCTGGGAGCGGTGGCGCTTCGTCGGCGGCACGGGGCTGCTCGGGATCACGCCGTCCGCCGACGGCACCATGCTCGTCTGCGACGCTGACAAG GGACTTTTGAGAGTCGGGGAGGAAGGAGTGACCCTTCTTGCTTCGGAGGTCGACGGCTCCACCATCAG GTTCGCGGACGCGGCGATCGAGGCCTCAGACGGCACGGTCTACTTCAGCGACGCCAGCACCAGGTTCGGCTTCGACAGGTGGTACCACGACTTCATAGAGGCCAGCGCCACCGGCCGCCTCCTCCGTTACGACCCGCGCAGCGGCGAGACGTCCGTCGTGCTCGACCGCCTCGGCTTCGCCAACGGCGTCGCCCTGCCGAGGGACGAGGCCTTCGTGGTCGTCTGCGAGTCCACCAG GTTCAGGTGCATGAAAGTGTGGCTGAAAGGGGAGAAGGCCGGCACGGCAGAGACGTTCGTCGACCTTCCGGGGAGTCCGGATAACATTCGTCTCGGATCAGACGGCCACTTCTGGATTGCCGTCCTCCAG CTGAGGTCGCCATGgctggacttcatcgctcgctggACATTCACGAAGAGAGTGGTGGCTTCGTTGCCCGGGCTCCTCGAGTGGAGCAAGGGAACGGCAAAGGGAGCCATGGTGGCTCAGGTGTCGGAGGATGGCAACATCGTCCGCGTGCTCGACGACTCCGAAGGGAAGGTGATCAATTTCGTCACATCGGTGACGGAGTTCAACGGGGACATCTTCCTCGGCAGCCTCTCGACCAACTTCGTCGGGAAACTATCTCTGGCGCAGGTGACACAGCAGGAGCAGGGAGCAGCATCTTCGTAG